The window AGATACAATTCTTCAAATTGATAGAGAAACCATGGATCAATTTTACAAATATCAAAAATCTCTTCGACACTCATTCCAAAATCAAACGCCATTTTCACATAAAAAATTCGTTTGTCTGTTGGACGTTTTACCTTTGCCGTTAACCAAGTTTTTCTTTCTTCTTTAGGGATAGATTCCCACTCTAAAAGTTCTTTTAGGTATCCATCACTTCCAAAACCGAAACGATCGGTTTCCAATGATCTGAGTGCTTTTTGAAAACTTTCTTTGAAGTTACGACCAATGGCCATGGCTTCTCCAACAGCTTTCATTTGAACACCTAATGTAGGATCGGAACCTGGAAATTTTTCAAAAGCAAACCGAGGGATCTTAGTCACAACATAATCAATCGATGGTTCAAAACTAGCCGGTGTCACACGAGTGATATCATTTCTAATTTCATCTAAGGTGAAGCCGATAGAAAGTAATGCTGCAATTTTTGCAATAGGGAATCCAGTTGCCTTAGATGCCAAAGCAGAGGAACGCGAAACACGCGGATTCATCTCAATCACAATGACATCCCCGTTTTCTGGATTCACTGCAAATTGAATATTCGAACCACCAGTTTCTACACCAATTTCCCTTATGATATCAATCGACATATCGCGAAGTCTTTGGTATTCTTTATCACTTAAAGTTTGTTGCGGAGCAACGGTAATAGAGTCTCCGGTATGGACACCCATAGGATCTAAATTTTCAATGGAACAAATGATGACCACGTTATCGGCGAGATCTCTCATCACCTCTAACTCAAATTCTTTCCAACCCATTACAGATTCTTCCACTAACACTTGCGAGATGGGAGAAGCAGAAAGTCCTTTTTGCGCAATTTCTTCGAATTCAGATTCGTCGTAACAAGTGCCACCACCGGTTCCACCTAAAGTAAAGGCTGGTCTGATAATGATAGGGAACCCAATTTCATCTTTTGCTTTTCTGGCGGCTTCCATGTCGGAAACCATAAACGATTTCGCAACACGAATATCCAACTTTTCCATCGCCAGTTTGAATAGTTCCCTATCTTCTGCTTTTCGAATGGCATCAACTTTAGCCCCAATAAGCTCTACATTATATTTTTCTAAAACACCTTCCCGATGGAGGGCAAGCGCTAAATTCAGAGCCGTCTGTCCACCTACAGTTGGTAAGATGGCATCTGGTTTTTCTTTTTTGATAATTTTTTCTAAAACAGGAACCGTAAGTGGTTCAATGTATGTTGCATCAGCAAGATCGGGATCCGTCATAATGGTGGCCGGATTGGAGTTTACGAGAATCACTCGTATCCCTTTTTCCCTAAGTGCTTTGGTTGCCTGTGTGCCAGAGTAGTCAAATTCGCATGCCTGCCCGATGACGATAGGTCCGGATCCGATGATCAAAATTGATTTTAAGTCGTTACGTTGCGGCATAGTTTCCTCTTTTTGTCTTATAAGTTTTCATTGATATCAGATAAAGAACTTGGTATTAAATACTCTCCTGCGAGAGTTGCGTCTTCCCATTGGATCACAGTTTTGTACAACATGTCTTTCATTTTTGTTGCCATCGGGTGGTTTGGATAAAGATTCTTCTTGTTTAGAGGATCTTTTTTACGGTCGTACAATTCAAAAAGCACACCTTGCCGTGTCGGAATATAAATCAATTTGTAATCGGAATTCTGAACAGACCTATGTTTTGAAAAAGCAATGGTTTCTCTGTAAATTGGATCTGTGATCATAATTTGGTAATCTTCTTCTGGGATTACCTGGTGGAGAGAAAGGATATTTGGATAAGGAATTCTTTGTTTTTGAAAGAAATGATCCCCTGCATCAGAAAACCAAATTCCTGTTTCTGCATAAATCAAACGATCTTCTTCCCAATTTGTTTTTCCGAGGTTTGGCAACAAAGACCTTCCAGGAAACTTTTGTTTGGTGGAAATTCCAAAATAGTCCATAAGGGTCGGATAAATATCCACACTGGATGTAATCCCAAAAAACTCATGATCTGGTTTCGTAGGGTTTGTTGATTTAGGAAATTTTATAATAAAAGGAACATGGGTGACTGCTTCCCCACGAAGGTGTTCCCCATGCCCTTGTCCATGTACATCTTCATACAAGGCCTCCCCATGGTCGGCAGTGAGTATGATGATGGCTTCATCATAAATTCCTTTATCCTTTAGTTCGGAAATGATATCCCCAAATTCCGAATCAAAAGCATAAACAGCGCTATCAAATAAACCACGAATTTGTTTTGTTTCTTCTTCATTGGGTGTGGACGAGTTTGTTGGATCCACAAATTTTAAATATTTATACTTACCGTAATAATTGGGGTCGGTAAATGTTTTGTAATAAGGATATGCCGGTGTGTAAGGAAAATGAATGACACTGGAAAAATAAGTAACGGAAAACGCACCATCGCCTTCTCTTTTTAGAATCGAACGGAATCGGTCTAAAATACGGCTTCCATCTCCCCAAGTAGACAATCCATCCATTTCTTCCAAATACATACCACCGGAAAACCAAGAACCAGTGAGGAATGGCATTAGGAAAAGTTGAGACTCTGCCGTCCTTTGAACCGTCATTATGCGAGCATTAAAATTCGGTGCATGAACCTCATCAAATCCAAAGTTGGCACGTGGGAAAATATCAGCAGCAAAACTTCCAATGGCATAACCACGATATCCAATTTCCTTTAACTTTTGTTGGATGGTTGGAAACGAAGCCGATCCAATTCGTTGTTTTTCTTCTGGAGAAGGAAACATATCCCGAACCTTATGGCTCATTGCATATTGACCGGTGAGTAAATCTGCCCAACTGGGAAAGGTGCGAGGGATGGTGGTATGATGGTCATGAAAAACAAATCCATCTTTTGCAAACAAATCGATGTTAGGAGTAATACTTTCCCCATTGATTTTGAATCCAATTTTATCGTATCTGAGAGAATCCGCTGCAATGATAAAAACAGGAGGTTTCCCTTTTTCATTCGAATGAGTGAATGCCTCAATCCTAGTCCAGATACCTGGAACTAAATAAAAAAGGATTAAAAGAAAAAGAATGATTCCATAGGACTTGATATGAATCCTTTGGTATT of the Leptospira kanakyensis genome contains:
- a CDS encoding sulfatase family protein, with product MGPNQAPLFPIRILKIAIWFTVFFYLFFLIFNTSFTIMGVDVGDFLKQYLGAFFGVYLSTTFKVFSVSLFLHLSLFSLVYFTYHFLKQPDVSWIHLSAWVVLIEGLALLHSMVSYPQIYGEFFFFRYPSFAPFLYFLTDHTNPGYFSLVLGILILGFVFVLFRQIYLHKNKESFFVLVHVLILGLIHTSGYYMMGILYFAILFWQGKQYQRIHIKSYGIILFLLILFYLVPGIWTRIEAFTHSNEKGKPPVFIIAADSLRYDKIGFKINGESITPNIDLFAKDGFVFHDHHTTIPRTFPSWADLLTGQYAMSHKVRDMFPSPEEKQRIGSASFPTIQQKLKEIGYRGYAIGSFAADIFPRANFGFDEVHAPNFNARIMTVQRTAESQLFLMPFLTGSWFSGGMYLEEMDGLSTWGDGSRILDRFRSILKREGDGAFSVTYFSSVIHFPYTPAYPYYKTFTDPNYYGKYKYLKFVDPTNSSTPNEEETKQIRGLFDSAVYAFDSEFGDIISELKDKGIYDEAIIILTADHGEALYEDVHGQGHGEHLRGEAVTHVPFIIKFPKSTNPTKPDHEFFGITSSVDIYPTLMDYFGISTKQKFPGRSLLPNLGKTNWEEDRLIYAETGIWFSDAGDHFFQKQRIPYPNILSLHQVIPEEDYQIMITDPIYRETIAFSKHRSVQNSDYKLIYIPTRQGVLFELYDRKKDPLNKKNLYPNHPMATKMKDMLYKTVIQWEDATLAGEYLIPSSLSDINENL